A portion of the Lolium rigidum isolate FL_2022 chromosome 1, APGP_CSIRO_Lrig_0.1, whole genome shotgun sequence genome contains these proteins:
- the LOC124663826 gene encoding BTB/POZ and MATH domain-containing protein 1-like has product MGVRQVTGSHVLRIDGFTQLSKTVANNTEMRSGTFNVGGHDWCLACYPNGCSDLYKGYVSIFLQQASHEKTGAATAKGQLSILDRDGMPSCTKHITERTFKGPPFGWGEIDFVKHEDLDKDKHLHDGCLTVLCDVTVTEHYTHDHVEVAAPAAPPFDLRGQLAEAMWNIKKVDVQIETELSLASTTKLRIDDMDAEVFKALLRFMYTDSPPEMSQLQEAAMAEKILVSADRYKLDKLKLICEKTLCQHIDMSSLAATLALAERHRCSVLTATCIKFLSSPGNLEAFIAADGIKQLKERCPSALLDLAVKN; this is encoded by the exons ATGGGCGTGAGGCAGGTGACCGGCTCCCACGTGCTGCGGATCGACGGATTCACGCAACTCAGCAAGACGGTGGCGAATAACACTGAGATGAGATCAGGCACGTTCAACGTCGGCGGCCACGACTGGTGTCTTGCATGCTATCCAAACGGTTGCTCCGATTTGTACAAGGGCTACGTCTCCATCTTCCTCCAGCAGGCGAGCCACGAAAAGACCGGCGCTGCCACGGCAAAGGGCCAGTTGAGCATACTCGACCGGGACGGGATGCCATCGTGCACCAAACACATAACAGAGCGCACCTTCAAGGGGCCTCCCTTCGGCTGGGGCGAAATAGACTTCGTGAAACACGAGGATCTGGACAAGGACAAGCATCTCCACGACGGTTGCCTCACCGTCCTTTGTGACGTCACCGTCACGGAGCACTACACGCACGACCATGTCGAGGTTGccgcgccagcagcgccgccgttCGACCTGCGCGGGCAACTCGCAGAAGCCATGTGGAATATCAAGAAAGTAGATGTCCAGATCGAG ACGGAACTGTCGCTCGCCTCGACCACAAAGCTACGCATCGATGACATGGACGCCGAGGTGTTCAAGGCTCTGCTCCGGTTCATGTACACGGACTCGCCTCCGGAGATGAGCCAGCTCCaggaggcggccatggcggagaaGATTCTTGTCTCCGCGGACAGGTATAAGCTGGACAAGCTGAAACTCATCTGCGAGAAGACGCTGTGTCAGCACATCGACATGAGCTCTCTGGCTGCCACTCTAGCGTTGGCCGAGCGGCACCGTTGCTCCGTGCTGACCGCGACGTGCATCAAGTTCCTCTCTTCCCCCGGTAATCTCGAAGCGTTCATAGCGGCGGATGGGATCAAACAGCTAAAGGAACGTTGCCCCTCTGCTCTGTTGGACCTCGCGGTGAAGAACTGA